A window of the Streptomyces sp. Ag109_O5-10 genome harbors these coding sequences:
- a CDS encoding glycoside hydrolase family 3 protein: MPSRRTVLTATAGVTAGLAVGTGASALGSGGRGTAGTDPGDKRSDDKRLRAIVGRMTVEEKVGQLFVTRVYGHSATDPDQADIDANLKEIGVRTAAELIATYRVGGIIYFTWTHNTRDPRQIAELSNGIQRASLTQPRGLPVLISTDQEHGAVCRIGKPATLFPGAMAMGAGGSPADARTLGRISGAELRAMGVRQDYSPDADVNVNPANPIIGVRSFGAGPDAAGALVAAEVQGYQEAGVAATAKHFPGHGDTAVDSHTGFPVITHSREVWEKLDAVPFRAAIEAGIDSVMTAHIQFPALDGSGDPATLSHPVLTGILRGELGYDGVVVTDSLGMAGVRTKYGDDRVPVLALKAGVDQLLDPPHLDVAWNAVLKAVRDGELTEARLDESVLRILRLKSRLGLLDRPYVDTKDVGRVVGTAQHLAAADRIAERTTTLLVNEGGLLPLARRTHGKVLVVGADPDSPSGTTGPPTGVLAAALSELGFTATALPTGTAPSPATVDQAVAAARSADAVVVGTYNVTAGSGQQRLVERLVATGVPVVAVAVRNPYDVAQLPFVKAYLATYSWTDVELRAAARVIAGEVAPRGSLPVPVQRADDPARVLYPVGHGLTY, encoded by the coding sequence GTGCCCTCCAGACGCACCGTCCTCACCGCGACCGCGGGCGTCACCGCGGGACTGGCCGTCGGCACCGGCGCGAGCGCCCTCGGCTCCGGCGGCAGAGGCACCGCCGGCACGGACCCCGGTGACAAGAGGTCCGACGACAAGAGGCTCCGCGCGATCGTCGGCCGGATGACGGTCGAGGAGAAGGTCGGTCAGCTGTTCGTGACGCGGGTCTACGGGCATTCGGCCACCGACCCGGACCAGGCCGACATCGACGCCAACCTCAAGGAGATCGGCGTCCGCACCGCCGCCGAGCTGATCGCGACGTACCGGGTCGGCGGGATCATCTACTTCACCTGGACGCACAACACCCGCGACCCGCGGCAGATCGCCGAGCTGTCCAACGGGATCCAGCGGGCCTCGCTGACGCAGCCGCGCGGCCTGCCGGTGCTGATCTCCACCGACCAGGAGCACGGCGCCGTCTGCCGGATCGGGAAGCCCGCCACCCTCTTCCCGGGCGCCATGGCCATGGGGGCCGGTGGCTCCCCGGCCGACGCCCGCACCCTCGGCCGGATCTCCGGCGCGGAGCTGCGGGCGATGGGCGTGCGGCAGGACTACTCCCCCGACGCCGACGTGAACGTGAACCCGGCCAACCCGATCATCGGTGTACGGTCCTTCGGGGCCGGCCCGGACGCGGCCGGGGCGCTGGTCGCCGCCGAGGTGCAGGGTTACCAGGAGGCGGGGGTGGCGGCCACCGCCAAGCACTTCCCGGGGCACGGCGACACCGCCGTGGACAGCCACACCGGCTTCCCGGTGATCACGCACAGCCGGGAGGTGTGGGAGAAGCTGGACGCGGTCCCGTTCCGCGCGGCGATCGAGGCGGGCATCGACTCGGTCATGACCGCGCACATCCAGTTCCCGGCCCTGGACGGCTCCGGCGACCCGGCCACCCTCTCGCACCCCGTCCTCACCGGCATCCTGCGCGGCGAACTCGGCTACGACGGGGTCGTGGTGACCGACTCCCTGGGCATGGCGGGGGTCCGGACGAAGTACGGCGACGACCGGGTGCCCGTGCTCGCGCTGAAGGCCGGCGTCGACCAGCTCCTCGACCCGCCCCACCTGGACGTCGCCTGGAACGCCGTCCTGAAGGCCGTACGGGACGGCGAGCTGACCGAGGCCCGGCTGGACGAGTCGGTCCTGCGGATCCTGCGGCTGAAGTCCCGGCTGGGGCTGCTCGACCGGCCGTACGTCGACACGAAGGACGTCGGCCGGGTGGTCGGCACGGCACAGCACCTCGCCGCCGCCGACCGCATCGCCGAGCGCACCACCACCCTGCTGGTCAACGAGGGCGGGCTGCTCCCCCTGGCGCGCCGCACGCACGGCAAGGTGCTGGTCGTCGGCGCCGACCCGGACTCGCCGTCCGGCACGACGGGCCCGCCGACCGGTGTGCTCGCCGCCGCCCTCTCCGAACTGGGCTTCACGGCCACCGCGTTGCCCACGGGCACGGCCCCCTCGCCCGCGACCGTCGACCAGGCCGTCGCGGCGGCGCGGTCGGCGGACGCGGTGGTCGTCGGGACGTACAACGTGACGGCGGGCAGCGGGCAGCAACGGCTGGTGGAACGGCTGGTCGCGACCGGCGTCCCCGTGGTGGCGGTGGCGGTGCGCAATCCGTACGATGTCGCCCAACTGCCTTTCGTCAAGGCGTACTTGGCGACCTACTCCTGGACCGACGTCGAACTGCGGGCCGCGGCGCGGGTGATCGCGGGCGAGGTGGCACCGCGAGGCAGCCTGCCGGTGCCGGTGCAGCGGGCGGACGATCCGGCCCGGGTGCTGTATCCGGTCGGCCACGGGCTGACGTACTAG
- the aroA gene encoding 3-phosphoshikimate 1-carboxyvinyltransferase, whose amino-acid sequence MPLVDIPGSKSVTARALFLAAAADGVTTLVRPLRSDDTEGFAEGLTRLGYRVGRTPDTWQVDGRPQGPALPEAEVYCRDGATTARFLPTLAAAGHGSYRFDASEQMRRRPLAPLTRALRDLGVDLRHEAAEGHHPLRIEAAGVEGGEVTLDAGQSSQYLTALLLLGPLTRKGLRIRVTDLVSAPYVEITIAMMRSFGVEVAREGEVFVVPPGGYRATTYAVEPDASTAGYFFAAAAVTGREVIVPGLGRGALQGDLGFVDVLRRMGADVEIGADRTTVRGTGELRGLTVAMRDISDTMPTLAAIAPFASGPVRIEDVANTRVKECDRLDACAENLRRLGIEAATGEDWIEIRPGTPAPAEIKTFGDHRVVMSFAVTGLRTPGISFDDPGCVRKTFPGFHEAFGELAAGWGMPVAGA is encoded by the coding sequence ATGCCCCTCGTCGACATCCCCGGTTCCAAGTCCGTCACCGCCCGCGCCCTCTTCCTGGCGGCCGCCGCCGACGGAGTCACCACCCTCGTCCGCCCCCTCCGCTCCGACGACACCGAGGGCTTCGCCGAGGGCCTGACCCGGCTCGGCTACCGCGTCGGCCGCACCCCCGACACCTGGCAGGTGGACGGCCGCCCGCAGGGCCCCGCCCTCCCCGAGGCCGAGGTCTACTGCCGGGACGGCGCCACCACCGCCCGCTTCCTGCCCACCCTCGCCGCGGCCGGCCACGGCAGCTACCGCTTCGACGCCTCCGAGCAGATGCGCCGCCGCCCGCTCGCCCCGCTCACCCGCGCCCTGCGCGACCTCGGTGTCGACCTGCGCCACGAGGCGGCCGAGGGCCACCACCCGCTGCGCATCGAGGCGGCCGGGGTCGAGGGCGGCGAGGTGACGCTCGACGCCGGGCAGTCCTCGCAGTACCTCACCGCCCTGCTGCTGCTCGGCCCGCTCACCCGCAAGGGCCTGCGGATCCGGGTGACCGACCTGGTGTCCGCGCCGTACGTGGAGATCACGATCGCGATGATGCGGTCGTTCGGGGTGGAGGTGGCGCGGGAGGGCGAGGTCTTCGTCGTCCCGCCGGGCGGCTACCGGGCCACCACCTACGCGGTCGAGCCCGACGCCTCCACCGCCGGTTACTTCTTCGCGGCGGCGGCGGTGACGGGCCGTGAGGTCATCGTCCCGGGGCTCGGGCGGGGCGCCCTCCAGGGCGACCTGGGGTTCGTGGACGTCCTGCGGCGGATGGGCGCGGACGTGGAGATCGGCGCGGACCGGACGACCGTCCGGGGTACCGGCGAGCTGCGCGGCCTGACCGTCGCCATGCGGGACATCTCCGACACCATGCCCACCCTCGCGGCGATCGCCCCCTTCGCGAGCGGTCCGGTCCGGATCGAGGACGTGGCCAACACCCGGGTGAAGGAGTGCGACCGGCTCGACGCCTGCGCGGAGAACCTGCGCCGGCTGGGGATCGAGGCCGCCACGGGCGAGGACTGGATCGAGATCCGGCCCGGCACGCCCGCCCCGGCCGAGATCAAGACCTTCGGCGACCACCGCGTCGTGATGTCCTTCGCGGTGACCGGGCTGCGCACACCCGGGATCTCCTTCGACGACCCTGGGTGCGTGCGGAAGACGTTCCCCGGCTTCCACGAGGCGTTCGGGGAGCTGGCCGCGGGGTGGGGGATGCCGGTCGCCGGGGCGTGA
- a CDS encoding sugar phosphate isomerase/epimerase, producing the protein MKFAFSTLGVPGLPVPDVLALATANGYHGVELRAHPEEPVHTGLGPAARADVAAEFKATGVEVLGVAGYARLAAPGDDAPVLDETRQLLQLAHDLGASHVRVFPGADPDLPAAESDAIAARRLGTVAEDAAALGVRVLLETHDSHRTGAAAIRVLGPVGHRMVGSLWDVMHTWLGGEQPAESYAALAPHLGYVQVKDIASADDTTPLPLGAGVLPLSDCVEVLSRHGWDGWLCWEYEKRWYEAAAPLPGLLAAGREHLARLLNESA; encoded by the coding sequence ATGAAGTTCGCCTTCTCCACCCTCGGGGTTCCCGGCCTGCCCGTGCCCGACGTGCTCGCGCTCGCCACGGCCAACGGCTATCACGGCGTGGAGCTGCGCGCCCATCCGGAAGAGCCCGTCCACACCGGGCTCGGCCCGGCCGCGCGAGCCGACGTGGCCGCCGAGTTCAAGGCGACCGGGGTGGAGGTCCTGGGCGTCGCCGGGTACGCCCGCCTCGCGGCTCCGGGCGACGACGCCCCGGTCCTCGACGAGACGCGCCAACTCCTCCAGCTCGCCCACGACCTGGGCGCCTCCCACGTCCGCGTCTTCCCTGGCGCCGACCCGGACCTGCCGGCCGCCGAGTCCGACGCGATCGCCGCCCGGCGGCTCGGCACGGTCGCCGAGGACGCCGCCGCGCTCGGCGTCCGGGTCCTGCTCGAGACCCACGACTCGCACCGCACCGGCGCCGCCGCGATCCGCGTCCTCGGCCCGGTCGGGCACCGCATGGTCGGCTCGCTCTGGGACGTCATGCACACCTGGCTGGGCGGCGAGCAGCCCGCCGAGAGCTACGCGGCGCTCGCCCCGCACCTCGGCTACGTCCAGGTCAAGGACATCGCCTCGGCCGACGACACCACCCCGCTGCCGCTCGGCGCCGGGGTCCTCCCCCTCTCCGACTGCGTGGAGGTGCTCTCTCGGCACGGCTGGGACGGCTGGCTGTGCTGGGAGTACGAGAAGCGCTGGTACGAGGCGGCGGCCCCGCTGCCCGGACTGCTGGCGGCGGGCCGGGAGCACCTGGCCCGGCTGCTCAACGAGTCGGCCTGA
- a CDS encoding helix-turn-helix domain-containing GNAT family N-acetyltransferase gives MTVQDIRAFNRFYTNLIGALDYGRHLYAPYTLTEARVLYELAHAADTDAADLRADLALDAGYLSRILNKFEEAGLIERAPSAKDPRRRRVSLTPGGRSAAELLDERARESVGSLLGAVDPAERARLAEAMRTIRSILGDGHAPEGSGEVVLREPHPGDLGWIVQRNAALYAAEYGWNTDYEGLVARIVADYAEDHDPHLERTWIAEWAGRPAGCVMCVRDDAPGTARLRLLLVEPEARGLGIGDRLVTAVTDFARGVGYRELVLWTNDVLSAARRIYQRHGFVLTAEKPHRSFGKDLVGQDWRLDLHGTGE, from the coding sequence ATGACCGTCCAGGACATCCGCGCCTTCAACCGCTTCTACACCAACCTCATCGGCGCCCTCGACTACGGCCGCCACCTCTACGCCCCGTACACCCTCACCGAGGCCCGGGTGCTCTACGAGCTCGCGCACGCCGCAGACACCGACGCGGCCGACCTGCGGGCCGATCTCGCTCTGGACGCCGGGTACTTGAGCCGGATCCTCAACAAGTTCGAGGAGGCCGGGCTGATCGAGCGCGCGCCCTCGGCGAAGGACCCGCGGCGGCGGCGCGTCTCCCTCACCCCGGGCGGCCGGTCGGCCGCCGAACTGCTCGACGAACGGGCCCGGGAATCGGTCGGCTCGCTGCTGGGCGCAGTCGACCCGGCCGAGCGGGCCCGCCTCGCCGAGGCGATGCGCACCATCCGCTCGATCCTCGGCGACGGGCACGCCCCCGAGGGCTCCGGCGAGGTCGTGCTGCGCGAGCCGCACCCCGGCGACCTGGGCTGGATCGTGCAGCGCAACGCCGCCCTGTACGCGGCCGAGTACGGCTGGAACACCGACTACGAGGGCCTCGTCGCCCGGATCGTCGCCGACTACGCCGAGGATCACGACCCGCACCTGGAGCGGACCTGGATCGCCGAGTGGGCCGGGCGGCCGGCGGGCTGCGTGATGTGCGTACGGGACGACGCCCCGGGCACCGCGCGGCTGCGGCTGCTGCTCGTGGAGCCGGAGGCCCGCGGGCTCGGCATCGGCGACCGGCTGGTCACCGCCGTGACCGACTTCGCGCGCGGGGTCGGCTACCGGGAGCTGGTGCTGTGGACCAACGACGTGCTGTCCGCCGCCCGCCGCATCTACCAGCGGCACGGCTTCGTCCTCACCGCCGAGAAGCCGCACCGCTCCTTCGGCAAGGACCTGGTCGGCCAGGACTGGCGACTGGACCTGCACGGAACCGGTGAGTGA
- a CDS encoding LacI family DNA-binding transcriptional regulator, with protein sequence MTVTLADVAARAQVSPATVSRVLNGNYPVAASTRERVLRAVDELDYVLNGPASALAAATSDLVGILVNDIADPFFGIMASAIQGEIGGPGGRAGGERLAVTCNTGGSPERELTYLTLLQRQRAAAVILTGGAVEDAPHAAAVAAKLRKLADAGTRVVLCGRPPAPDTDAVALTFDNRGGGKQLTEHLIGLGHRRLGYIAGPEERTTTRHRLEGHRAALAEAGIEEDPRWTVHGRYDRRAGYEATLELLRRDPSLTAVVAANDSVALGACAALRESGLRIPADVSVAGFDDLPFSIDAVPSLTTVRLPLAEAGARAGRIAMGREEPPPGGIATVRGELMVRGSSGVPRA encoded by the coding sequence ATGACGGTGACCCTGGCGGACGTGGCGGCCCGCGCCCAGGTCTCGCCCGCGACGGTGTCGCGCGTACTGAACGGCAACTACCCCGTGGCGGCGTCCACGCGGGAACGGGTGCTGCGGGCGGTGGACGAGCTGGACTACGTCCTCAACGGGCCGGCGAGCGCGCTCGCGGCGGCCACCTCCGACCTGGTCGGCATCCTCGTCAACGACATCGCCGACCCGTTCTTCGGGATCATGGCAAGCGCGATCCAGGGCGAGATCGGCGGTCCAGGCGGGCGCGCGGGCGGCGAGCGGCTGGCGGTGACCTGCAACACCGGGGGGTCGCCGGAGCGTGAGCTGACGTACCTGACGCTGCTGCAGCGACAGCGGGCGGCGGCGGTGATCCTGACCGGCGGCGCCGTGGAGGACGCGCCGCACGCGGCGGCGGTGGCGGCGAAGCTGCGGAAGCTGGCGGACGCCGGGACCCGGGTGGTGCTGTGCGGGCGGCCGCCGGCGCCGGACACCGACGCGGTGGCGCTGACCTTCGACAACCGCGGCGGCGGCAAACAGCTGACCGAGCACCTCATCGGGCTCGGCCACCGGCGCCTCGGCTACATCGCGGGCCCCGAGGAGCGGACGACCACCCGGCACCGCCTGGAGGGCCACCGGGCCGCGCTCGCCGAGGCCGGCATCGAGGAGGACCCGCGCTGGACCGTGCACGGGCGGTACGACCGCCGGGCCGGGTACGAGGCGACGCTGGAGCTGCTGCGCCGGGACCCGTCGCTCACCGCGGTGGTGGCGGCGAACGACTCGGTCGCGCTGGGCGCGTGCGCGGCACTGCGGGAGTCGGGGCTGCGGATCCCGGCGGACGTGTCGGTGGCCGGCTTCGACGACCTGCCGTTCAGCATCGACGCGGTGCCGTCGCTGACCACGGTCCGGCTGCCGCTCGCGGAGGCGGGGGCGCGGGCCGGCCGCATCGCGATGGGCCGCGAGGAGCCGCCGCCGGGCGGGATCGCGACGGTGCGGGGGGAGCTGATGGTGCGGGGGTCGTCGGGGGTGCCGCGCGCCTGA